Part of the Lampris incognitus isolate fLamInc1 chromosome 1, fLamInc1.hap2, whole genome shotgun sequence genome is shown below.
TGCATTTTTTAGGTTTTGAGAGACTGAAACCCTGAGGCATGAACCCTGAGTATGTTAAATGTCATGCTTTGTGGGACAGACCCCCGATTTATATCAAACACAAACAACCTTAAAATGTCTTAATCGAGTATTTAATTGTTTAATTGCTCCCTTTGTTACTCCCTCCTTTTGCATGAAAATGTTTTGAGAGAAGAAGCTGCCCTAGCTTGTTCTTATGCTTATACATTCTGCTGGACCAACCCAGGCAATATTAAACCAAATTAAGCACCTTTTGTTATTATGCAAATCACTAGCTTACGTCGGTAAAAAAGCACTATATTATATTTTCATCCATATCTTTTTTGTAGTATGCAAGGCAAGTGTTTAATGTGAGATACCATTTAGAGCCTCTCACACCCCACGTTTAGCAATACAACAGGGTGTGTGTTGATGTAAATCTTGACATTACGTATTTAAAAATGGGCTATAACAAATGAAATAGTCTATAACATTATTTTCCAGAATCATTCTAGCTCAGTATTATGCAATAGTCCTTACCTAACTAGGATCCTATAGGACCATAGTAGGGCCTTCTCTGACCGAGCACACTCTCTATTGAAGATCTAACAACTACCATTTGGGAGACAGACTCAGATGAATGTATTCAAACTAAGCTTAAAACATACTTGTTCTCAATATCGAATGACCTTCCTAAATTGGCTTTTCAATAGTGaccaaaattttttttaaattttcattgCCATCTTTTGCTCTTTTAAATTGAGTACTGCATTTTATGGTATATGTTATTGTATTCATATTGAattgtattgtatttttattGGTTATGTTACGGTATTTAAGTGTCTATTTTACTGAGTAAAGCCTTTATTGACTAAATGTTTTTAATTTCTGTAAAACCCTTTGAGGCATACTTTGTGATATTTGGCTTTAAATAAATAAACGTTGACCCTTGAACTCACACCTCCCTTCTCAACTCCCTTCACCTCTGATGATTGTCATGGATTCCCTTGACAGGCTGGCCCTTTACAAACACCGTGTGCAAGATGAGCGGCTTTGTGCAGGGCGTGTCTGTGTCTGCCTCAGTCTTCACCTTAGTAGCTATTGCTGTTGAGAGGttggtatatatatattgtgttcaTTTGCTTTCCCCAGGTTTTGCTGCATTGTATACCCTCTACAGCCCAAACTCTCCCTGTTTATCACCAAGGCCACTATTTTTTTAATCTGGGTGTTAGCAGTGGTGATAATGTGTCCAGCTGCAGTGGCGCTGACTGTGGAGAGAGTCCCCTACCACTACATGGTCTACAAGAATGATTTCAACCTCACCTACCCTCTTTACACCTGCTATGAAAACTTTACCAAGCCGCAGATGAGGAAAGTCTACACTGCAGTGTTGTTCGCCCATGTCTACCTGGTGCCACTTACAGTAATCACACTGATGTATGGACACATTGGGGTAAAACTGTATTTCTCAGTGGTGTCCAACAGAGAGGCCCAGATGGCTAATGCATCTACCCAGGCCCCAGCTAGAAGGGGTGGTTGGCCAGTGATATCCCGGAAGAAGATAAGGGTGATAAAAATGCTTATTATGGTAGCCTTGCTTTTCATGGTCTCCTGGCTACCACTATGGACCCTCATGATGATGACAGATTATGCTGGGCTGGACAGAGACCAGCTGGACCTTCTGACTAGCTACATCTTCCCCTTCACCCACTGGCTGGCCTTTTCCAACTCTAGTGTCAATCCTATTATCTATGGCTACTATAACGAGAACTTCAAGAGGGGTTTCCAGGCTGTGTGTAAGTCTTGGCCCTTGTGCTGCTTGATGCGGTTTCAATTTAGGAGGAAGACTGCCAGAGAGGGCAGGAAAGGAGGGACTCAACCACAGGCTGTCAGAGGTGGAAGCATCAGTGATCCTAACTCACTTATGTTCAGGATGAGAAATCGAGTCCCAAAAAAACAAAGTCCAACTGACACTGCTTGCCTGGAGTTTGAGTTGAAAAGGAGCCCGAGGGTGGGTTGTGTGGTGGTCCAATCAGAGGAAAGTGGTGCTGTGCAGCATTCAGACATGATTCCTAAGAATGAGAGGGGAATGATTAACAAAGATGCAGAAAGAGTTAGTTCACTGCAGGTTTCAGTATGTCAAGCATGGGATAACTAAGGGTCTACACACCAGAGCTCCAAGATGTACTGAAGGAAGACACACTAGGGTGGCCTTTATTGTCTGCAAAGAGATGAAATAAAGGATTATTTAAGGTTCACTGTGGTACAGAATGAATACCATTTTGACAGGAGAGGGTAATACCACCCAATTTAAGCAAATGCCTTTTCTTTGTTGATATATTTTCCTTGAGGACAAAATTTAATTTTGAGGGAGAAATTCTCTAAAACAAAGTCATTTGTCAAGCACCATCCTAGAGACTTAATCAAGAGCATAGCAGGGCAGCTGCTTGCTGTCATAGGAGTCTCTGAAACATTTCCTGTGCACCGTTTCCCTGGCACCCTATCGTTTTTCTGCTGAATCAGAACAGCCAAATGAGTTCATTTTATATTGAACTGTCTAAAATTAGCAGCCTGAAATCAAAAGCAAGGCTGTTTCTCAAAGCACATACTATACATACTCTATAGAACTATTCATACTAATGTAAAATGAATATGAACTGTGTTTCATGTGTACAGGAGATGTGCCTGTATGCATGCTACATTGGCAAGTTTTCTAAGCATGTAGTTGATACTACTAGATAGGCACAGATGCCCCATTATATATTGTTGGTGCATAACATCTGTTGACTATAGCTCCCGATGGTCGTTAGCACTGAGAGCTgataatggtaaatggactgcatttatatagtacttttctagtctgccgaccactcaaagcactttacatttgcctcacattcacccattgacACACAcgtgatggcggaggctgccatgcaaggtgccaacttgctcaccaggagcagttagATGTTCAGTGTCTTGATCAAGGTTACTTCAATACACCCTCCGCAGGAGACGGGGATTGAAACGGTGACCTTCCGcttactagacgacctgctctacctcctgaaccaTGCCACCCCATGCACCGACATTGTGTACTTTGGTTCTCCAGCCACTCATTGCCTGATCGTTAAATTCAACCACTGTGGTAGTCTCTCATTCTCAGCTGCTCTGCAATTACATATTCAGTTATTCTTTGTGTTACCAGTATTTACCATGTCTCCTTGTGCTTCAAAGATCACTACTCTCTGGTTCCCCTGCCTGCCTGTGGGCTTGTCTACCTCACCTGCTCTCTTGTCCTCAGCCAGCCATGCTCTCTTCCTCATTCAtctgtcctgctcagctcagctttgccATCCACCATTCAGCTCGGCCTAGCTCTGCCATCCTCCATCGCCACTCTACTTTCTCCTTTGCCTGCCATCCTCATCCTTTGAACCCAGGCCGcagtggtaaggactcagccttatgtggaaTGTACTcttccccccgcccccttttttaTTATGAAAACATaacttttttttacatatttatacATAACCATTAGAAGAAAAAAGCAAGATACAAGACATCCAACTAAAGTTTAAAAcacagatgagaaaaaaaaagtgaggtAACCTGGAGGCTCTAGCACGGCTTCTAGCCTACAGGGCCCCCACCAACTCAAAGAAATCAGGAGGGTTAGGCTTAGTTCCATCAGCATTTTTTtacaatttcccccttttttctccccaattgtatccagccaattaccccactcttccgagctgtcccaatcactgctccaccccctctgccgatccagggagggctgcaaactaccacatgtctcaccagctgcttcttttcacctgacagtgaggagtctcgccaggaggacgtagcgtgtgggaggatcatgctattccccccagttccccctccccctgaacaggtgccccgaccgaccagaggcggcgctagtgcagcgaccaggatacatacccacatctggcttcccacccgcagacacggccaactgtgtctgtaggggacacccgaccaagctggaggtaaaaccggcaatccccttattagtaggcaatggaatagaccactacgctacccggacacccgtcaGCTATTTCTGTACCAGGCCACATGCATCGTTTAATTGGTGAGAAAACTTTCACTCCCCATTCTTCCAGCTTTGCCAGTATCTTCCAGTCTTCAAGATAGACAGGCAGGTTGATGAAGGACACCATCATGTCATTGTTTGTGATGTCTCTGACATGAATCATAGCCCATTTCACTTGCACACCATCCATCAATTTGGATTTCCCCTTTGCGTACTTAATTGTGACTTCAAAAGTCTTCTCTCCTCTTACTCATCCCTACACATGCAGTTGTCCCTGAGTGAGTGACTGCCTGAGTGATTGATGGAGTTGCGCTTTCAAATTGATTCGGCGCAAACAGTTCTCTATTGCGTCATCACCTGTTAACGGAActgtcaaaacagccgcttttaAAAATGTAGTAGCGCAAAAACAGCCGTTTAATAAATGTCGCGGACCAGCCATATACTAGTCTAGTTTTTTTTCCGTATTTTTTTCCATTCAATCGACTCCgacgctgtgcaaaagtcttataatggcaggaaaaaacaCCAGTTTTTCCGTCAGTGTGcacgtgtatttcccttctcccggtaggtgaaaaaagggtttGTCTCCAAGTTCGAACACCGCAGAAGGGGAGATACATACGCCTGGCGGACATCTGCACTCTaccgagtgcactcctctagtggATTActgtttttctaaaaaaaaaaaaaaactgttatgATGAACACAGGATATTACCTTGGTTACAGTATTGCAATATGGAGAGCCAAACAATTCAGAAGCTGTCAAACTGGACACCACCTACCCAGTTGTTTAGCGAGATACTATGTCCAGTAGGATCACCTGCATGGTCTGACTGGGTAGCTCTAGTTGTTCAGGAAGTGTGTGTCAGTACAGCGAACCATGTATACTATATCTACATACTATCCAATTAACTCTACACTGAAGCAACAGAATGTtcattgaaaatattcatcagcaattgacctcgtcaaacaatactgcatacagttaatcttattcacccttctatgttcccctctcttcttcattatatagttttaaactcccaactgctgcagaaatatctggtcttattcacaaatccaaatcttGTCAGAGCTGGTGCGGCCGGGTAAAGACtgcggacccaaaagcagactcagGGACACAAAATAGGCTTCGATGTCTTTAAAATCAAGAGAGCAGATAACTTAGAAGCAAAACATGGAATTAAGGAACCGATGGGGTAGCAAAAAAACTCCAAATGTCAAAAAATCCTTAGCAATGGTacaggcagggatcaggcagataTCCAAAAGGTCAAAAACTGGCAGAGTTCGATACACGGGTGAGCAAGGGAACACAGCACAGGTacaggcagggatcaggcagactCACGTGGCTAAACAGGCAGAGATTGGCGACAAGAGACAAGGCAGAGCAAAGTGTCCAAGACAGTAGGCGAAAACTCAACCCAGCGACAGGCGTGGGTCAAAAACCAGGAGTCCAAAAGTAGAGGGCATGAGCAAGATCTCCCTCCGAGCGACGCAACAATCTAGCAAGGAGTATAGCTCCTGGCATGGCTTAAAAAGCCATGGCTGACGAGAAGAGTGGCAGCAGATGCGGTAGAGCAGGAGCTGTTTGTGGgctgtctcatctgtccatcaaccaggagacagggcagaagggaaaacctgGCCTGGCGTGCACGGAGCAGCACATGCACGCCATGAAGCGGGCTAGTTCGGCCGGACTGTGACAAATCTGTTTACCTTCTCTaccctctttaataactgatatcatacattcctcccttacctctggtcttgttccctcatctctcaaaacagctgcaataactccaatactcaagaaacctggtacagaccccaacaatttgaataattttcgcccaatctcaaatttatcatttctttctaaaacacttgaaagaacagttgcatctcaggtacacgctcacttgactaacaacaatctgtttgaacaatttcggtctggttttcactccatgcacagtacggagacagccttggtgaaaatcactaatgatctttcgatggcagctgactctgagcTCTTAAtcatacttgtccttcttgatctgagtgcagcctttgataccatctcacacaacagcCTCATAGAAAgactagcttccattggaataactggcacccccccgaATGGTtaagatcatatctctctggccgcactcagtttgtccaacttaaaaatttgagatctcagtcctttcctgttactaccggtgttctccAAGGCTCTGTGtatgtatttattatttacctacttcCTCTTGGCtacattttcaggaaatctggcattcaatttcactgctatgagcatgacacccagctttatctatccaccaaacctacctccactcttccgtccacttccctttctgactgcttactagaaattaaatcctggttttcataccactgcctcaaacttaatagtgataaaactgaggtccttctagttggcactaaatctactttggccaaaactgatagtttttctcttactattgacaattctacagttcccccatcgcctcaggttaagagtctaggtgtcatcctggacagcacattatcttttgaagcccacatcaacaatgttacttggtctgcatacctccatctacacaatattaatcatcttcggccgtcacttacacctaaaagcaccaccatactcactcacaccctggttacatcccgttttgactactgtaattctatcctctttggtcttcccctaaaGTGTCTTCAcaagcttcaattggtccagaattcagctgcccgtatcattaccagaactacttccatagatcatatcactcctgttcttcagcaagtccattggctccctgttaaataccgtattgacttcaagatcctgcttctcttcCCTTATTGACTTCTcttaccgtattgacttcaagatcctgcaagaacctttaaggcccttaataacttagcttcttcatatctttctgaactccttcatatccacacgccctcccgcactctcagatcctcttctgctctccaactcactacacacaattggcccgcttgactaccatggggactagagccttcaggcgttctgccccccacctatggaactctctcccacaagaattcacaacattgactctctttcaaccttcaaatcccatctcaagacataccttttcaaactggcatattcagtctgatccacgcgtcATTgaattttgtgcagatgttgattttatacttatgttGCAttgactttttattgtctaccctgctttgttttgattttatgctgtctgatacagtgctgcttgttttttttactgtgttctggaaggtgtccttgagtgctctgaaaggcgcccacaaataaaatgtattattattattattattattattaacttggGCAAACCAATGTGGCATATGATGGTCAACGATGGCAGAAAGTAGGCTACTCAGAATGAAG
Proteins encoded:
- the npffr1l2 gene encoding neuropeptide FF receptor 1 like 2; the protein is MLDCVMEEGIDEGLATTMTPCNTSHDGPGDSNVTNATFFPYYQHSLHAAASYILAYLFIFLLCMVGNILVCLILLGNSRKLTLTNLFILNLAISDLLVGIFCIPTTLVDNLITGWPFTNTVCKMSGFVQGVSVSASVFTLVAIAVERFCCIVYPLQPKLSLFITKATIFLIWVLAVVIMCPAAVALTVERVPYHYMVYKNDFNLTYPLYTCYENFTKPQMRKVYTAVLFAHVYLVPLTVITLMYGHIGVKLYFSVVSNREAQMANASTQAPARRGGWPVISRKKIRVIKMLIMVALLFMVSWLPLWTLMMMTDYAGLDRDQLDLLTSYIFPFTHWLAFSNSSVNPIIYGYYNENFKRGFQAVCKSWPLCCLMRFQFRRKTAREGRKGGTQPQAVRGGSISDPNSLMFRMRNRVPKKQSPTDTACLEFELKRSPRVGCVVVQSEESGAVQHSDMIPKNERGMINKDAERVSSLQVSVCQAWDN